One genomic window of Pagrus major chromosome 22, Pma_NU_1.0 includes the following:
- the LOC141017845 gene encoding uncharacterized protein isoform X2 — MKTAAFILGLIFICLEFTEQITSEGQLEGFDDTVVKSECRDRYLWIHVASGQAPRFEAVDENGVHSISKQLASHCGYTISTFKMDGSTTFKASYYSCFTYNQNDEVFTFRFNVMVRDAGGRWISRPVSAVCSGLMWTHREIICEEDYMEVNVNKESSCGGQQGSSGQVWQAAFSRAQRTASSVWQLMVLQSDGQVSSMSISEAQQQGYSLTTTAHRVVLRSQYKQPHAELIMVDGVPMEVIWISLFLKQKLIVMMIDVSIACTVNSGSFDGSRLLWDIPQVVTPLTWEGAGFESRSVSLGVEGLLLDEPTTAARGFSVVQQGHLIKIGVPFGAEGGYRKSLVVNNVYKEMYMIFLMYEHVFSLLYDDGSSIDTRHRMLRVLDTPLLCRPPFSFDQTTSDNQVFSVYLGNIPADVLLEEVQINGKQLMMSEGVGWGYSISPIIHINGSRAYELRLPFEDTLVYRMYLGQGVVQYSIDINFTLTIMPQRDSYYHHTFITARVFNTFPPEITAQCSDRGLAFSVVKPPRAESLWEVGVDHEPLTSQLADQRGYRLYNDTQRTTLEVPVFSIGYNYEDINLSNFYGTFKLVLRDSKTLEVQTSTLKRCLFKTQDMIVCSADGTMTVVTTPTSTWPTLQPERTTLLDPACGPKQTDGARVLFEFKLDSCGTRAMVGELYMVYENEIFHDRQMIADGPNFISRDSQFKLTVRCFYPLSGLNRLSVDRIFRSATPGFGSVKVFKSIKGF; from the exons ATGAAAACTGCTGCTTTTATCCTCGG actcaTCTTTATCTGCTTGGAGTTTACAGAACAAATAACATCTGAGGGTCAACTAGAAG gTTTTGATGACACTGTTGTAAAGTCGGAGTGTCGAGATCGTTACCTGTGGATCCATGTGGCCTCAGGACAGGCGCCTCGCTTCGAGGCTGTAG ATGAAAATGGTGTCCACTCAATCAGCAAGCAGCTTGCCTCACACTGCGGTTACACTATCAGCACTTTCAAGATGGATGGATCCACCACCTTCAAAGCTTCATACTATTCCTGCTTCACCTACAACCAG AACGACGAGGTGTTCACCTTCAGATTTAACGTGATGGTACGTGATGCTGGTGGCAGGTGGATCAGCCGGCCTGTTTCTGCAGTCTGTTCTGGTCTGATGTGGACTCACAGAGAGATCATCTGTGAGGAGGACTACATGGAG GTGAACGTCAACAAAGAGTCTTCATGTGGTGGTCAGCAGGGGAGCAGTGGACAGGTGTGGCAGGCCGCCTTCTCTCGG GCTCAGAGGACGGCGAGTTCTGTCTGGCAGCTGATGGTCCTACAGAGTGATGGTCAGGTTTCCTCCATGTCCATCAGTGAAGCCCAGCAGCAGGGCTACAGCCTGACCACCACCGCCCACAGGGTGGTGCTTCGATCACAGTACAAACAGCCGCATGCCGAGCTGATAATG GTGGACGGTGTCCCCATGGAGGTCATCTGGATTTCTCTGTTCTTAAAGCAGAAGCTGATTGTGATGATGATCGACGTGTCCATTGCCTGCACAGTCA ATTCCGGTTCTTTCGACGGTTCTCGGCTGCTCTGGGACATCCCCCAGGTTGTGACCCCTCTGACTTGGGAGGGGGCTGGGTTTGAAAGTCGAAGTGTAAGCCTGGGAGTGGAGGGGCTGCTGCTGGACGAACCCACCACTGCTGCCAGAGGATTCAGTGTAGTCCAACAAGGACATCTGATCAAGATCGGGGTTCCTTTTGGGGCAGAGGGTGGCTACAGGAAG agTTTGGTGGTGAACAACGTGTACAAGGAGATGTACATGATTTTCCTGATGTACGAACATGTCTTCTCTCTTCTGTATGATGATGGCAGCAGCATCGACACGAGACACCGAATGCTCAGAGTGCTCGACACACCGCTGCTCTGCCGTCCACCCTTCAGCTTTGACC AAACAACAAGTGATAACCAGGTGTTCAGCGTCTACCTGGGAAATATTCCTGCTGATGTCCTATTGGAGGAAGTGCAGATAAATGGGAAgcagctgatgatgtcagagggTGTCGGGTGGGGCTACAGCATCAGTCCTATCATTCACATCAACGGCAGTCGAGCCTATGAGCTACGTCTGCCGTTTGAGGACACCCTCGTTTATCGGATG TACCTGGGTCAAGGTGTGGTGCAGTACTCCATAGATATAAACTTCACTTTAACCATCATGCCCCAGAGAGACTCCTACTACCATCACACATTCATCACAGCACGAGTATTCAATACAt TTCCTCCAGAGATCACTGCtcagtgttcagacagaggaCTCGCCTTCAGCGTGGTCAAACCACCTCGAGCTGAGAGTCTCTGGGAGGTGGGTGTCGACCATGAAcctctgacatcacagctgGCGGACCAAAGAGGGTACCGCCTTTACAACGACACCCAGAGAACTACTCTGGAAGTCCCTGTGTTCTCCATCGGGTACAACTATGAA GACATCAACCTGTCAAACTTTTATGGAACATTTAAACTTGTTCTGAGAGACTCCAAAACTCTGGAGGTCCAGACGTCCACCTTGAAACGCTGCCTCTTCAAGACACAGGACATGATAG TCTGTTCTGCAGACGGGACCATGACGGTGGTGACGACTCCGACCTCCACCTGGCCTACACTGCAGCCTGAAAGAACCACTCTGCTGGACCCCGCCTGTGGGCccaaacagacagatggagccaGAGTCCTGTTTGAGTTCAAGCTGGACTCATGTGGGACCAGAGCCATG GTTGGGGAGTTATACATGGTCTATGAGAATGAGATCTTCCATGACAGACAGATGATCGCAGACGGACCAAACTTCATCTCCAGAGATTCTCAGTTCAA GTTGACAGTGAGGTGCTTCTATCCACTCAGTGGACTCAACAGACTGTCTGTGGACAGGATCTTCAGATCAGCAACTCCTGGATTTGGTTCAGTGAAAGTCTTCAAGAGCATTAAAG GTTTCTAG
- the LOC141018422 gene encoding BTB/POZ domain-containing protein 6-B-like translates to MAAELFSTSLPLSNEVEVKKSFIQSSEPELLASNHDDDDGAAVQLNVNNNDREERDGWQETQPTLRERNALMFNNEQMADVHFIVGPPGDTQRVPAHKYVLAVGSSVFGAMFYGDLAEGQSEIHIPDVEPAAFLILLKYMYSDEIELDADTVLATLYAAKKYIVPALAKACVTFLETSLEAKNACVLLSQSRLFEEPELTQRCWEVIDAQAELALRSEGFCEIDLLTLEIILQRESLNIREILIFQAVLSWAAAECRRRGLVVTPRNQRLVLGKALYLVRLPSMTLQEFADGAAQSDVLTLKETHDVFLWFTASKKPRLEFPLVKRAGLAPQRCHRFQSSAYRSNQWRYRGRCDSIQFAVDRRIFIAGLSLYGSSGGKAEYSVKIELKRQGTVLAQNLTKFLSDGSSSTFPVWFEHPVQVEQDTFYTVSTVLDGNELSYFGQEGMTEVQCGKVTFQFQCSSDSTNGTGVQGGQIPELVFYC, encoded by the exons atggcGGCTGAACTGTTCTCCACCAGCCTCCCCCTCAGTAACgaggtggaggtgaagaagAGTTTCATCCAGTCGAGCGAACCGGAGCTGCTGGCCAGTAACCACGACGACGACGACGGAGCCGCCGTCCAACTGAACGTCAACAACAacgacagagaggagagagacggcTGGCAGGAAACACAGCCCACACTAAGAGAGAG aaacgCTCTGATGTTCAACAACGAACAGATGGCTGACGTTCACTTCATCGTCGGCCCTCCAGGAGACACTCAGCGAGTTCCTGCTCATAAG TACGTCCTGGCGGTGGGCAGCTCAGTGTTTGGAGCTATGTTTTATGGAGATCTGGCTGAGGGACAATCTGAGATCCACATCCCCGACGTAGAGCCGgctgctttcctcattctgttAAA GTACATGTACAGTGATGAGATCGAGTTGGATGCTGACACTGTGCTAGCTACGCTGTACGCTGCTAAGAAATACATTGTTCCTGCTCTGGCGAAGGCCTGCGTCACCTTCCTGGAGACGAGTCTGGAGGCAAAGAACGCCTGTGTCCTGTTGTCTCAGAGCCGGCTTTTCGAGGAGCCGGAGCTGACGCAGCGCTGCTGGGAGGTGATTGACGCTCAGGCCGAACTCGCTCTGCGATCTGAAGGATTCTGTGAGATCGACCTGCTCACGCTGGAGATCATCCTGCAGAGAGAATCACTCAACATCCGCGAGATCCTGATCTTCCAGGCGGTGCTGAGCTGGGCAGCAGCTGAGTGTCGACGTCGGGGCCTGGTTGTGACCCCCAGAAACCAGCGGCTGGTGTTGGGTAAGGCTCTGTACCTGGTCCGTCTCCCCTCCATGACGCTGCAGGAGTTTGCAGATGGTGCAGCGCAGTCGGATGTCCTAACGCTGAAAGAGACTCATGATGTCTTCCTGTGGTTCACCGCCTCTAAAAAACCCAGGCTGGAGTTCCCTCTAGTGAAGCGGGCCGGCCTGGCACCACAGAGGTGCCACCGCTTCCAGTCCTCAGCCTACCGCAGCAACCAGTGGCGCTACAGGGGGCGCTGCGACAGCATCCAGTTTGCAGTGGACCGACGGATCTTCATAGCTGGACTTAGTCTGTACGGATCGAGCGGCGGGAAGGCAGAGTACAGTGTGAAGATCGAACTGAAGAGGCAGGGAACTGTTCTGGCCCAGAACCTCACGAAGTTCCTGTCAGACGGATCGAGCAGCACCTTTCCCGTGTGGTTTGAACACCCGGTCCAGGTGGAACAGGACACCTTCTATACGGTCAGCACAGTTCTGGATGGAAATGAGCTGAGCTACTTTGGTCAGGAGGGGATGACCGAAGTGCAGTGTGGGAAGGTGACCTTCCAGTTCCAGTGTTCATCAGACAGTACCAACGGGACAGGTGTGCAGGGGGGGCAGATCCCTGAACTGGTCTTCTACTGCTGA